A window of Notolabrus celidotus isolate fNotCel1 chromosome 11, fNotCel1.pri, whole genome shotgun sequence contains these coding sequences:
- the vgll4a gene encoding transcription cofactor vestigial-like protein 4 gives MRFTRMDLLNSQFLDKMNNNIGRIYYEDESRTPSLPTAMSNITGPPPHCPSKRKYGEEQMDERINCDEDPMTKMSRLFTSQLARPSAGDNRNEHWSLSHTPVEHITSSSNGLHENHLYASVSGYAVDRPLALTKSSHDIGAEGRERSVVSGAVERQQNRPSVITCAPASNRNCNLSHCHMNGCTPSPATDQRKSNANTVRDPVIEEHFRRSLGKNYKEAEPESNSVSITGSVDDHFAKALGDAWLQLKSKEGGRQTPEEDQ, from the exons ATGCGTTTCACTAGAATGGACCTGTTGAACTCTCAGTTCCTGGACAAGATGAACAACAACATCGGGAGAATTTACTATGAAG ATGAGTCCAGGACACCCTCCCTTCCCACTGCTATGTCCAACATAACTGGGCCTCCTCCACACTGCCCAAGCAAACGGAAGTATGGGGAAGAACAAATGGATGAAAGAATCAACTGCGATGAAGACCCCATGACCAAAATGAGCAGATTGTTCACCTCTCAGTT GGCCCGCCCTTCTGCTGGAGACAACCGCAACGAGCACTGGAGCCTCAGTCACACTCCTGTGGAGCACATCACTTCCTCTTCCAATGGCCTCCATGAGAACCACCTGTATGCTTCTGTTTCTGGCTACGCTGTTGACCGGCCTCTGGCTCTGACCAAAAGCAGCCATGACATTGGAGCAGAAGGCAGAGAGAGGTCCGTCGTGAGCGGGGCCGTAGAACGGCAGCAG AATCGTCCGTCTGTCATTACCTGTGCTCCTGCAAGCAACCGAAATTGTAACCTATCGCACTGCCACATGAATGGCTGCACACCCAGCCCTGCTACTGATCAAAGGAAGTCCAACG cCAACACTGTAAGAGATCCTGTGATTGAGGAGCACTTCCGTCGCAGCCTGGGAAAAAACTACAAAGAGGCAGAGCCTGAGTCCAACTCTGTGTCCATCACAGGTTCAGTGGATGACCACTTCGCCAAGGCACTCGGAGATGCCTGGCTCCAGCTCAAGTCCAAGGAAGGGGGCCGTCAAACCCCAGAGGAAGACCAATGA